The Deefgea tanakiae DNA segment AACGAAAGAACGTGCCGTTTTCACTGATTATTCAAATGAAATCTTAATCCATCAAAGTATGGCATTGTTTACGCGCAAAGATTCACCGATTAAGTTTGATGGTCAATTAAGCGCCTTGGCGCAGTATCGTTTTGGTGTGGTTCGCAAAGTCAGTTATGGTGATATTTTTGATCAGGCCGTGAGCAATCACCAGATTTCCCCTCCTGATATTACCGACACCGGTGAACAAAATGTGATGAAGTTATTGCAGGGGCGCTTTGATATTTTGGTGAGTAATAAATTAGGCGCTTTGCATATTTTGCAGCAAATGGGGCAAGCAGAAAAAGTCAGTATGCTCTCGCCTGAAATAGAGCAGATTCCTAGCTATATCGCTTTTGCCAAAAAAAATCATCTACAAGTAACTCGTGATCAGTTTGATGCGACTTTACGAGAAATGAAGCGCGACGGCAGTTATGCCAAAATTGTGAGTCGTTATTTGTTGCCCTAGGTCGATTGCAGCGGCTTGATGCAATGTAACATCAGGAATTCAAAAGCATAATACCTGCGAACGAGCGCTTGCAAACTGGTAAACTACGCTTTTGCTTTTCAGTTGCTGCCATGTCTGATCTCTCCAGTTATAAAAATCGTCTCACTAAAAATATGCGCCATTGGGGTAAATGGGCGCGTCGGCAGGGGCTGACTTGCTATCGCATTTACGACCGCGATGTGCCTGAGTTTCCGATGATTGTCGATGTGTACGGCGACCGCGTGCATTTACAAGAGTACGACACCGGCTGGATGGAAACCGACGAAGCGTATTCGACGTGGGTGGATGAAGTGCATGCAGCGACTGCCGAAGTGTTTGGCATTCCGCTCGAGCACGTTTCGCTCAAAATCCGCAAGCGCATGAAAGGCCTGACGCAATATGAAAAAACGGAAGGCGCGGGCGAGTTTTTTGTGGTCGAAGAAAACGGCCTGAAATTCGAAG contains these protein-coding regions:
- a CDS encoding substrate-binding periplasmic protein, translated to MARLALVALYFFALMITPTASAKVLELVTLQYPPYAYQAQGEVKGMAVELIQEAFRRMKQPIKISILPWARAIYRIEQGQSDAIFTIYKTKERAVFTDYSNEILIHQSMALFTRKDSPIKFDGQLSALAQYRFGVVRKVSYGDIFDQAVSNHQISPPDITDTGEQNVMKLLQGRFDILVSNKLGALHILQQMGQAEKVSMLSPEIEQIPSYIAFAKKNHLQVTRDQFDATLREMKRDGSYAKIVSRYLLP